In the Engystomops pustulosus chromosome 2, aEngPut4.maternal, whole genome shotgun sequence genome, one interval contains:
- the LOC140116469 gene encoding uncharacterized protein: MLRLPEIGEPSTEVFCTKLWSPDHNIPDDELDEYINITKTEHGYNEEQALALLHINNYDIKKAMSEIKDFMPITENWSDEEKRLFVKGLRIYGKRFHLIQKMIPQKSTAQIVKYYYTWKPSTAKFKRRRRAVPGSDATEIKRAKKQENKDFNNPNCSAQLDTSNQCRLPREDTSTASRPSKEDTSTASRPSKEDTSTASRLPKEDTSTASRPSKEDTSTASRPSKEDTSTASRPSKEDTSTASRPLRQDTSTASRPLRQDTSTASRPLRQDTSTASRPLTQDTSTASRPLRQDTSTASRPLRQRRPCQETARKAPAH, translated from the exons ATGCTGCGCCTACCAG AAATTGGAGAACCCTCGACAGAGGTATTTTGCACCAAACTCTGGTCCCCAGACCACAACATCCCGGATGATGAAT TGGATGAATACATTAATATCACCAAGACCGAACATGGTTATAATGAAGAACAG GCTCTTGCACTGTTACATATCAACAACTATGACATCAAAAAAGCCATGTCTGAAATAAAAGATTTCATGCCAATAACTGAGAATTGGTCTGATGAGGAAAAAAGATTATTTGTTAAAGGACTAAGAATATATGGGAAGAGATTCCATCTCATCCAGAAAATG ATTCCTCAAAAATCTACAGCGCAAATTGTCAAATACTATTACACCTGGAAACCTTCTACAGCCAAATTTAAGAGAAGGAGAAGAGCAGTCCCAGGAAG TGACGCCACTGAAATTAAAAGAGCCAAGAAACAGGAGAACAAG gatTTCAACAACCCAAACTGCTCAGCCCAACTAGATACCAGCAACCAATGCCGCCTACCCAGAGAAGATACCAGCACTGCCAGCCGCCCATCCAAAGAAGATACCAGCACCGCCAGCCGTCCATCCAAAGAAGATACCAGCACCGCCAGCCGCCTACCCAAAGAAGATACCAGCACCGCCAGCCGCCCATCCAAAGAAGATACCAGCACCGCCAGCCGCCCATCCAAAGAAGATACCAGCACCGCCAGCCGTCCATCCAAAGAAGATACCAGCACCGCCAGCCGCCCACTCAGACAAGATACCAGCACCGCCAGCCGCCCACTCAGACAAGATACCAGCACCGCCAGCCGCCCACTCAGACAAGATACCAGCACCGCCAGCCGCCCACTCACACAAGATACCAGCACCGCCAGCCGCCCACTCAGACAAGATACCAGCACTGCCAGCCGCCCACTCAGACAAAGAAGACCCTGCCAGGAGACCGCCCGCAAAGCCCCCGCACACTAG